A region of the Poecilia reticulata strain Guanapo unplaced genomic scaffold, Guppy_female_1.0+MT scaffold_358, whole genome shotgun sequence genome:
TGACCTAGCACTGGGATGCTAAGCTAGGCTAGGCTAATTTAAGCTAGGCTAACAGAGACTCAGAGTTAGAACCTTGTGGACATTCCCTTTCTCtccctggactttgactagaccctGGTTCTCCATCGCCTCCTGCTCTACCAGAACCTCCTGAAACCGCCCcgctgcccctcccccacctgttgacCTCCTCGTCCAGCAGGGAGTTCAGGTTCAGCGGGTCGAAGATGTTCCCCCCCAACAGGAAGTGACTCGGCAGCACCGGCTCTGCCTGGCTGTCGCTGTTGGCACGGCGACGGCGTTTGGCCACGCCTTTAAAGCCCACGCCCACAGAGAACCGCCTCTTCccgatcctctgattggctgcaggaggaggaggggggggcaGGAGGGGCTGGTGGCCATTTTTAGGATGGATGGGAGGGCGGGGCTTATCCAGCTGCTCTGATAGGCTGACAGGGGGAGGGAAGGCGGGGCTTAGTCTGACCGGGTCTTTTTCCAGAGACATCCTGATGAgggctcagccaatcagagatcTGCAGAGAGAGGGAGCGGAGTCAGTggcacagccaatcagagacaaGCTAACAAACAGCTGGGCCATGTCTGGTTGCCATAGTGATAACTACTAAACYTGAACTACAGCTTAGATAAGGAAATATCagatgtttagattttaataCTGGGAAACTATTCTGGTATCTCATGTGACATTATGATgattctaaatatttaaataataattaatcttGTCATAAGTTAAtcatttcttgtttattttcccGTCTCTCTTTCCAGCAGACTGAAGTTTCCTCCACTGACCCTTCATCCCTGAGCTGCAggagtgacctctgacctctccaGGTCACATTTACATGTGAAACTTTCTGGGCATCTCTCTGYACGGATCAGTTTGtctaaaataatgttaaatcTGAGGTTCAWGAGYCTCACATTGAYAtggaataaatataaaacttaaactCAGAGTTCCGAGTTTTAATGATCCTGAACCTGACTGCAGATGGAGAAGTTAGCAGATCTCCTGACGGGAAAACAGGAGTTATTATCAGAGTTTAGTTAGATCCGGATCCCGGTAGATCTGGATCCACCTCCAGAACCTCAGACCCAGTCACTACAGCCGGACTGAACGGAGACAGAACCTCAGCAGACCTGCCTGATGAAGACGATGGNNNNNNNNNNNNNNNNNNNNNNNNNNNNNNN
Encoded here:
- the LOC108166027 gene encoding 7SK snRNA methylphosphate capping enzyme-like, coding for MSLEKDPVRLSPAFPPPVSLSEQLDKPRPPIHPKNGHQPLLPPPPPPAANQRIGKRRFSVGVGFKGVAKRRRRANSDSQAEPVLPSHFLLGGNIFDPLNLNSLLDEEVNRWGRGSGAVSGGSGRAGGDGEPGSSQSPGRERECPQGSNSESLLA